The segment GTTAAAGATAAACCATGTCCAAGTAGAACATCAGTTCTATGTCCTTCTGGACAGACAAAAACTAATTCTTTTGCAAGAGGTTTTACTTCAGATGCTCTTAACACCATTCCAGAAACACTAGTAATTTTTCCAATAACTTCAGCGTTAATTTGACGCAAACTTCGCTGAACAGGATAATTTGCAATTCTTGCTCTTATTTCATGTTCAATTTTTTTTGCATATTTTGGAAAACGTTCTTGTAAAATTTCCTTTATTGCTCTTGAGAATGCTTCAAGAATTGAATCAGGATTTTCACCAAAAACAGATTCAATGTCAGGATGTAATACAAGATCGTTATAATCAATATTGATAAATTTAGATTTTGATGGCATCATATTATCAATATCATCAACATATCGGAAATTTCCTTTTTCATCCTTAAACTCTAGTAAGAATTTTTTTACATAGTCAGATAATGCAGATTCAGTTTGTGTTTCAAGTGTCATTTCTTTTTACCCAATATTTGTTCTTTAAATGCAAGACTAGCATTATGTATCTGATTATAATATACTTCTTCTTCTACACTAAGTTTTGACGAGAGGTCAGATGTAAGTTTGGATGAATCTGCCAATCTGACAATTTTACCCTGACGTATTCTAACTAATTGATTTAACATACTCTCAGCTTTATCAAAGTCAACAGTTTCAAGTTTTTTCATGTATGCATGAAGTTTAATGTAAAAATGTTTGTCTAATGTCGCAAGTGTATCTTCATCTGCAATATCTTCTTTAACTTTTGCTTGTTTTAATTCTTTAATCATATCTTGCTCATGTAAAATTACATGTTTTTCTGATTCTAAAATATCAGCAACCCATCTAGGAATATTCATCATTTCATTTTCTTTTCCGTCTATCTGTACACCAGATACATCCATCTTTAGGTCATGTTTGAATTCGACTTTAACATCTTCTAGACCATATCCTATCGAATGAACTTTGATTACATCTTCTAATTCCAATATTGATCACACACCTTTCAGGGATTTATGGACAGCGATCGATCAATTTTCTCAACAATTAGCTTTGATCATTTGATCCTTCTAGGCATTTATTAATAACAAAATGGGTTTGCAACTATGACAATTTCAGATATTATGTGGGTAGAGAAGTATAGACCAAAGAAAATCTCAGAAATAGTCAATCAGAAAGATATCAAAGGTAGCCTTTCAGCACTACTCAAAAATCAAGAAGAGATGCCACATTTACTTTTTTCAGGTTCTGCAGGAGTTGGAAAGACTACGATGGCATTGTGTATTTCTCAAGAGATTTTGGGAGACAAATGGAAAGACTACACACTAGAGCTGAATGCATCAGATGAAAGAGGAATCAACATGGTAAGAGAAAGAGTGAAAAAATTCTCACGATTTGCAGGACTAGATACAGAGATTCCATTTAAAATAATTATTTTAGATGAGGCAGATGAGATGACGTCAGATGCTCAAACAGCATTGAGAAGAATTATAGAAGACACAGCAAAATTTTGTAGATTTATTTTGATTGCAAATAACATTTCAAAAATTATCAATCCAATTCAAAGTAGATGTGCAGTTTTCAAATTTTCACAAATTGATGAAAAAGAGATCACCACACATCTAAAAGCTGTATTAAAAAAAGAAAAAGGTAAGGCTGATGAAAAAGGTCTAAAAGAAATCGCAGGATATGCAGGAGGAGATCTTAGACATGCAATCAATCTATTACAAACCGCTGCAAGTACAGGAGATATCACTCAAGATAGCGTGAAAGCAGCTGCAGGATTAACAAAAACAAATGATGTAGAAGATGTTTTAAAATTAGCAGTTTCTGGAAAAATTCAAGATTCTAGAAACAAAATGATTGAGCTGGTCAAAGTGTATGGAATGTCAGAATCAGACTTTCTCAAATATATCAATCAAGCATTATTTTCTGCAAAATATGATAATCTGGAAGAGTTATCACAGATTATAGCAAAATATGATTATCGAATTTTAGTTGGTTCAAATCCAGAAATTCAATTATCAGCAATGCTAGCAGAATTAGGTAAATTTTCTAAATAATTAAAAACCCTCAGGTGGTTTTTGCACAAATACATTGCATACAAGAGCATCAGTTTTTTCATCTCTATATTGAACATTACAAGAGACAAATTTTCCCTTTAATGCACGCTCTAAATCTTCAAGAGTTGTTTCCTTGTATTCAGGATTTTCAGGATTATCAATTTTAGATATTATGATTTTTTCAATTCTGCCATACTGTTCCTGATTATCTTTTCTATAATGAGTCACATCTAATTCAAATGCATTTCCAGAGATACATCTTACAACTGGTCCTCCAATTCCATCTCCCATGAAAAATATGAGATAATACAAGTATAAATTTCAAAATTAAAACGCCGAGAGAGGGATTTGAACCCCCGCGTTCTTGCGAACACAGGCTCTCAAGGCCCGCGCCCTACCAGGCTAGGCGACCTCGGCAAAAATTGGTGGTAAATACTGCTTAAAATTTGTAAGTATCAAACGAGAAAGTGAAAATTTAGAGTAAATCTAATCGTGTGCGTGAGGATTTTCTGAA is part of the Candidatus Nitrosopelagicus brevis genome and harbors:
- a CDS encoding replication factor C small subunit, encoding MTISDIMWVEKYRPKKISEIVNQKDIKGSLSALLKNQEEMPHLLFSGSAGVGKTTMALCISQEILGDKWKDYTLELNASDERGINMVRERVKKFSRFAGLDTEIPFKIIILDEADEMTSDAQTALRRIIEDTAKFCRFILIANNISKIINPIQSRCAVFKFSQIDEKEITTHLKAVLKKEKGKADEKGLKEIAGYAGGDLRHAINLLQTAASTGDITQDSVKAAAGLTKTNDVEDVLKLAVSGKIQDSRNKMIELVKVYGMSESDFLKYINQALFSAKYDNLEELSQIIAKYDYRILVGSNPEIQLSAMLAELGKFSK